A window of the Streptomyces albireticuli genome harbors these coding sequences:
- a CDS encoding MFS transporter, translating to MPVPDAPRRQGGRRSPSLTLLAVCLASVLFPLSITGTSVALPSIATDLNSGLAALQWAVNGYNLTFAGFILAAGSLADLVGRKRVFLIGTALFGAGALVAAVSNDVVLLDVARAVSGAGAAAALPSGSALLAQVFEGRARARAFSLFGTTVGLGLALGPSIAGVLVSNLSWRSVFLVPAVVAFAVLLLAPFVPESRGPAGGRVDKAGTVTFTGALVLLVFGLVEGPQLGWAHVAVLGPLAGFVVLLAAFAVVEKRQAQPMFDLTLLRRPRFLGLCVSVMVIVFGFSPLVVYLPSYFSAVDGLSPQQAGLTIMMLTAPTLVFPVVAGALTRWIPAGTQIVASVLLVAVGCAWLTVIEPGGGNLPVLGPMLLIGVGVGISFGLLDGAAADSVEPARTGMASGMFNTMRLAGEATAIAVVGSLMVTFTRGGLDGKLGSYDTPYADEPDRVADLLNQGDLATAADTVRGPGARDAFVDTAAHAYTSALHTVLWVLAALCVVAVPLIAFLLRGRAEAARGAAVEASSPDAAVSSAAGRVEV from the coding sequence ATGCCCGTCCCCGATGCCCCCCGGCGGCAGGGCGGACGCCGGTCCCCCTCGCTCACGCTGCTGGCGGTCTGCCTGGCCTCGGTGCTGTTCCCCTTGTCGATCACCGGTACGTCCGTGGCGCTGCCCAGCATCGCCACCGATCTGAACAGCGGTCTGGCCGCGCTCCAGTGGGCGGTCAACGGCTACAACCTGACGTTCGCCGGCTTCATCCTGGCCGCCGGTTCGCTGGCGGACCTTGTCGGACGCAAACGGGTGTTCCTCATCGGCACGGCCCTGTTCGGCGCGGGCGCGCTGGTCGCCGCGGTGTCGAACGACGTGGTGCTGCTGGACGTGGCCCGCGCGGTGTCCGGCGCGGGCGCCGCGGCGGCGCTGCCCAGCGGCAGCGCGCTGCTCGCCCAGGTCTTCGAAGGCCGGGCGCGGGCACGGGCGTTCAGCCTGTTCGGCACGACGGTCGGCCTGGGTCTGGCGCTCGGCCCGAGCATCGCGGGCGTGCTGGTGAGCAACCTCAGCTGGCGGTCGGTGTTCCTGGTCCCGGCGGTCGTGGCGTTCGCGGTGCTGCTGCTCGCGCCGTTCGTGCCGGAGTCCCGCGGCCCGGCCGGCGGCCGGGTCGACAAGGCGGGCACGGTGACCTTCACCGGGGCGCTCGTACTCCTGGTGTTCGGCCTGGTGGAGGGCCCGCAGCTGGGCTGGGCGCATGTCGCGGTGCTGGGCCCGCTGGCCGGGTTCGTGGTGCTGCTGGCCGCGTTCGCCGTCGTCGAGAAGCGGCAGGCGCAGCCCATGTTCGACCTGACGCTGCTGCGCCGCCCGCGCTTCCTCGGGCTGTGCGTGTCCGTGATGGTCATCGTCTTCGGCTTCAGCCCGCTGGTGGTCTACCTGCCGTCGTACTTCTCGGCGGTGGACGGGCTCAGCCCGCAGCAGGCCGGTCTGACGATCATGATGCTCACGGCCCCCACGCTGGTCTTCCCCGTGGTGGCGGGGGCGTTGACCCGCTGGATACCGGCCGGAACGCAGATCGTGGCGTCCGTGCTGCTGGTCGCCGTGGGCTGCGCGTGGCTGACGGTCATCGAGCCGGGCGGCGGGAACCTTCCGGTGCTCGGCCCCATGCTGCTGATCGGCGTCGGCGTCGGCATCTCGTTCGGCCTGCTGGACGGGGCCGCGGCCGACAGCGTGGAACCGGCGCGCACCGGCATGGCCTCGGGCATGTTCAACACCATGCGCCTGGCGGGCGAGGCCACCGCGATCGCCGTGGTGGGTTCGCTCATGGTCACCTTCACCCGGGGCGGCCTCGACGGCAAGCTCGGCTCGTACGACACCCCGTACGCGGACGAGCCGGACCGCGTCGCCGACCTGCTCAACCAGGGCGACCTGGCCACCGCCGCCGACACCGTGCGCGGGCCCGGCGCCCGCGACGCGTTCGTGGACACCGCCGCGCACGCGTACACGAGCGCGCTGCACACCGTGCTGTGGGTGCTGGCCGCGCTGTGCGTGGTGGCCGTGCCCTTGATCGCGTTCCTGCTGCGGGGGCGTGCGGAGGCGGCGCGGGGCGCCGCCGTGGAGGCGTCCTCGCCGGACGCGGCGGTGTCCTCGGCGGCGGGGCGCGTGGAGGTCTGA